A single region of the Raphanus sativus cultivar WK10039 chromosome 1, ASM80110v3, whole genome shotgun sequence genome encodes:
- the LOC108807284 gene encoding protein IQ-DOMAIN 30, with protein sequence MGKPARWLKSVLLGKKPSKSSASKDKERGVNGKEVVVISKIEESDVVSELPSFGNATVHTSNVVETQQPIEHEAVSDDEIQLPDPEVQVQPTETDSPNAAASVPDDSLSESDKILQEIAATTVQAAFRGYLARRAFWALKGIIRLQALIRGHMVRRQAVATLCCVMGIVRLQALARGREIRHSDIGVEVQRKCRLNHQHLENKLHEDSDVDTHTYLGIKKLTANAFAQKLLASSPNVMPVHLENDSSNTIWLENWSASCFWKPIPQPKKTSVKKTQKKFAGNSQIVVEGDYGKPKKSVRKVLDNPSDAQTSFESEKPKRTSFRKFSTSQSLELPPGAAESPQVDLEKVKRGLRKVHNPVVENSIQPQGVTQNDIEKPAPALEEPVKNAFDEEKTDEIAETVVEQPEELKHIHGETVDSTLVSQIEESEDNVIPEEKEDVKEETTPKQNNKENSARKENKKSGKKDSPVTTTQTTECQESSNVNQNSSPGLPSYMQATKSAKAKLRLQGSSTPKQQVTEKATRRYSLPSSGNNARVTSDSPKTTRVSNSGGKTGKKTEKPLLNGKTTPVEWKR encoded by the exons ATGGGGAAGCCTGCAAGATGGTTAAAGAGTGTACTACTTGGAAAGAAACCATCTAAATCTAGTGCTTCTAAAGACAAGGAG AGAGGCGTGAATGGAAAAGAGGTAGTGGTGATATCAAAGATTGAAGAATCCGATGTGGTTTCAGAACTTCCATCCTTTGGAAATGCAACAGTTCATACCAGTAATGTGGTAGAGACGCAGCAGCCTATAGAACATGAAGCGGTTTCAGATGATGAGATACAACTTCCTGATCCTGAGGTCCAAGTCCAACCAACAGAAACAGATTCTCCAAATGCTGCTGCTTCTGTTCCTGATGATTCGTTGTCCGAATCAGATAAAATCCTGCAAGAGATTGCAGCAACGACTGTCCAGGCTGCCTTTAGAGGCTACTTg GCTCGGCGTGCTTTCTGGGCATTAAAAGGTATAATAAGACTGCAGGCACTTATCCGCGGTCACATGGTTAGGAGGCAAGCTGTTGCGACTCTGTGCTGTGTTATGGGAATTGTCAGATTACAAGCACTTGCTAGAGGAAGAGAGATCAGACATTCTGACATTGGAGTTGAAGTTCAGAGGAAATGCCGGTTGAATCATCAGCATTTG GAGAATAAACTCCATGAAGACTCTGATGTTGATACACATACTTACCTAGGAATCAAGAAGCTAACTGCAAATGCGTTTGCTCAGAAG CTTCTAGCTTCATCTCCAAACGTGATGCCTGTGCACTTGGAAAATGATTCGTCCAACACAATCTGGTTAGAGAACTGGTCAGCCTCTTGCTTCTGGAAACCAATTCCTCAACCTAAGAAAACATCAGTCAAGAAAACTCAGAAGAAGTTTGCCGGTAACTCTCAGATAGTCGTCGAGGGAGATTATGGTAAACCAAAGAAGAGTGTTCGCAAGGTTCTCGACAATCCCTCTGATGCACAGACATCATTCGAGTCCGAGAAACCGAAACGCACCAGCTTCCGCAAGTTTTCTACAAGCCAGTCTTTAGAACTACCACCAGGAGCAGCGGAGAGTCCTCAAGTTGATCTAGAGAAAGTGAAACGTGGGTTGAGGAAAGTGCATAATCCTGTAGTTGAGAACTCTATCCAGCCACAAGGAGTTACGCAGAATGACATTGAGAAGCCAGCTCCTGCTTTAGAAGAACCTGTGAAAAATGCCTTTGATGAAGAGAAAACAGATGAAATCGCTGAGACTGTGGTGGAACAGCCTGAGGAGTTAAAACACATTCATGGAGAAACAGTTGACTCTACATTGGTCAGCCAAATCGAAGAGAGCGAAGATAATGTAATACCTGAGGAGAAGGAGGATGTGAAAGAAGAGACAactccaaaacaaaacaataaggAGAACTCAGCTAGGAAGGAGAATAAAAAATCAGGGAAGAAGGATTCTCCGGTTACTACTACTCAAACCACAGAGTGTCAAGAGAGTAGTAATGTGAATCAGAACAGTAGCCCGGGGTTACCAAGCTATATGCAAGCGACTAAATCCGCAAAAGCGAAGCTGAGGCTACAAGGCTCTTCCACCCCTAAGCAACAAGTGACTGAGAAAGCTACTAGACGTTACTCGCTACCATCATCAGGTAATAACGCAAGAGTCACTTCTGATTCTCCTAAAACAACGAGAGTCTCAAACTCTGGTGGCAAAACCGGGAAGAAGACCGAGAAGCCTCTTCTTAACG GGAAGACAACTCCTGTAGAGTGGAAAAGATGA
- the LOC108807313 gene encoding uncharacterized protein LOC108807313 encodes MTLLEAITNSAASQGRVDSQSDYPFSLSQDGVFANVKPKVESPNPGTLVSPLTGWEISGSDAGLIKLGKSFSSKLKSKLKDTNRFDKGEFLSMLKQFLDKIGGVPGGGEKEEMKDLVENTELLMGKDVAGLVWGDKACSDVQKMVEKTGVLMGRDVSGLVLKGCVGLEMWELVETLVSNSLVDHSLNGYLVSSLVEKQRSDLLCVVIKQASDLGASELLSILKYFLCPSKEAVSTMVKVREEWDSEALSAIEKLSNKEVSKKSRVVAEEASVLLMVAHDGFLPSELCLHYLLASSGVDEVMFASAVSKLNGNEMRSFIRYLSKWMKKYERFPQAGPCPKAASILGLKLCDWVPKLEDVTKCLGLIIDENFSTLALHSDLHEELKAIERVADGLASESKLCGFVANVAERLKLGAADC; translated from the coding sequence ATGACGCTGCTCGAAGCTATCACCAACTCCGCAGCGAGTCAGGGACGAGTCGACTCGCAATCCGACTACCCGTTCTCTCTCAGCCAAGACGGCGTCTTTGCCAACGTGAAACCCAAGGTAGAAAGCCCTAATCCCGGTACCCTCGTCAGCCCATTAACCGGGTGGGAAATCTCCGGAAGCGATGCTGGGCTGATCAAATTGGGAAAGAGCTTTTCGTCTAAGCTGAAAAGCAAGCTCAAGGATACCAACAGGTTTGACAAGGGTGAGTTTTTGAGTATGTTGAAGCAGTTTCTGGACAAGATTGGTGGGGTTCCAGGGGGTGGTGAGAAGGAGGAGATGAAGGATTTGGTGGAGAACACTGAGCTTCTTATGGGTAAAGATGTAGCTGGGTTGGTTTGGGGGGATAAAGCTTGTTCTGATGTTCAGAAGATGGTGGAGAAGACTGGGGTTTTGATGGGTAGAGATGTGTCTGGTTTGGTTTTGAAAGGATGTGTTGGTTTGGAGATGTGGGAGTTAGTGGAGACTTTGGTTTCAAACTCCTTGGTTGATCATTCTTTGAACGGTTATTTAGTTAGCAGTCTTGTCGAGAAGCAACGGTCTGATTTGCTCTGCGTTGTGATCAAACAAGCTTCGGATCTTGGAGCGAGCGAGCTGCTTTCAATCTTGAAGTATTTTCTCTGTCCTTCTAAGGAAGCGGTTAGCACTATGGTTAAAGTGAGAGAAGAATGGGACAGTGAGGCTTTGTCGGCTATTGAGAAACTTAGCAACAAAGAGGTATCAAAGAAGTCTAGAGTTGTGGCTGAAGAGGCTTCGGTCTTGCTGATGGTTGCACACGACGGGTTTTTGCCCTCGGAGCTTTGTCTTCACTACTTGCTAGCTTCGTCTGGTGTTGACGAAGTCATGTTTGCTTCTGCTGTTAGTAAGCTGAACGGTAATGAGATGAGAAGCTTCATTCGGTACCTATCGAAATGGATGAAGAAGTACGAGAGGTTCCCTCAAGCTGGTCCGTGTCCTAAAGCCGCCTCCATTCTCGGTTTGAAGCTGTGCGATTGGGTTCCTAAACTCGAGGATGTGACCAAGTGTTTGGGACTAATTATCGATGAGAACTTCTCTACTCTTGCTCTTCACTCGGATTTGCATGAAGAGCTGAAGGCTATTGAGAGAGTAGCAGATGGTTTAGCTTCGGAATCAAAGCTTTGCGGTTTTGTGGCTAATGTTGCTGAAAGATTGAAACTTGGAGCTGCTGATTGCTAG
- the LOC108839580 gene encoding calcium-dependent protein kinase 10, translating into MGNCNVCVKPRNNSETSKPKTPNRDRKPNPYAAAAGDTFRSPARTRATLKDFVIPTSHRTKITDKYTLGRELGRGEFGITHLCTDRETREALACKSISKRKLRTAVDVEDVRREVAIMSALPDHPNVVKLRETYEDGENVHLVMELCEGGELFDRIVARGHYTERAAAGLARTIAEVVMMCHSNGVVHRDLKPENFLLANKKENSALKAIDFGLSVFFKPGDKFTEIVGSPYYMAPEVLKRDYGPEVDVWSAGVIIYILLCGVPPFWAETEQGVALAILRGVIDFKRDPWPQVSESAKSLARQMLDSDPTKRLTAQQVLAHPWIQNAKKAPNVPLGDIVRSRLKQFSMMNRFKKKVLRVIAEHLSVQEVEVIKDMFSLMDEDNDGRITYPELKAGLQKVGSQLGEPEIKLLMDVADVDGSGFLGYGEFVAVIIHLQKIENDELFKLAFMFFDKDGSTYIELDELREALTDELGEPDVSVLNDIMREVDADKDGRINYDEFVTMMKAGTDWRKASRQYSRERFKSLSINLMKDGSLHLHDALTGQSVPV; encoded by the exons ATGGGTAACTGTAACGTCTGCGTCAAGCCTCGTAACAACTCTGAAACCTCCAAACCCAAAACACCAAACCGAGACCGCAAACCAAACCCCTACGCCGCCGCCGCCGGCGACACCTTCAGATCCCCCGCGCGTACAAGAGCTACTCTGAAGGACTTCGTGATCCCCACGAGCCACCGCACGAAGATCACCGACAAGTACACCCTAGGCCGGGAGCTAGGCCGCGGCGAGTTCGGTATCACCCACCTCTGCACCGACCGAGAAACCCGCGAAGCCCTTGCCTGCAAGTCCATCTCCAAGCGGAAGCTCCGGACCGCCGTCGACGTCGAGGACGTCCGCCGCGAGGTCGCGATCATGTCCGCTCTCCCCGACCACCCCAACGTCGTCAAGCTCAGGGAGACTTACGAGGACGGCGAGAACGTTCACCTGGTGATGGAGCTCTGCGAGGGAGGGGAGCTTTTCGACCGGATCGTCGCGAGGGGGCATTACACGGAGCGAGCCGCCGCGGGGCTCGCGAGGACCATCGCCGAGGTGGTGATGATGTGTCACTCGAATGGTGTTGTTCATAGAGACTTGAAGCCTGAGAACTTCTTGTTGGCTAATAAGAAGGAGAACTCTGCTTTGAAGGCGATTGATTTTGGCTTGTCTGTGTTCTTCAAACCTG GAGATAAGTTTACGGAGATTGTAGGGAGTCCTTATTACATGGCTCCTGAGGTGTTGAAGAGAGATTATGGACCTGAGGTTGATGTTTGGAGTGCTGGTGTTATTATTTACATCTTGCTCTGTGGTGTTCCTCCCTTTTGGGCTG AGACGGAACAAGGTGTTGCTCTTGCGATTTTGCGGGGAGTTATTGATTTTAAGAGGGATCCTTGGCCTCAGGTTTCGGAGAGTGCTAAGAGTCTTGCGAGGCAGATGTTGGATTCTGATCCGACTAAGCGTTTGACTGCTCAGCAAGTGTTAG CTCACCCTTGGATACAGAACGCGAAGAAAGCTCCGAATGTTCCTTTAGGAGATATAGTCAGATCGAGATTGAAGCAGTTCTCTATGATGAATAGATTCAAGAAGAAGGTTCTTCGT GTAATTGCGGAGCACTTGTCTGTTCAAGAGGTAGAAGTGATCAAGGACATGTTCTCACTGATGGATGAAGACAATGATGGTAGAATAACTTACCCGGAACTCAAAGCTGGACTTCAAAAGGTTGGCTCACAACTTGGTGAACCAGAGATCAAACTGTTGATGGATGTG GCCGATGTTGATGGGAGTGGGTTTCTTGGTTACGGAGAGTTTGTAGCTGTGATCATTCACTTGCAGAAGATAGAGAACGATGAGCTTTTCAAGCTAGCTTTTATGTTCTTTGACAAAGATGGAAGCACATACATCGAACTTGATGAGCTACGGGAAGCTTTAACTGACGAGTTAGGTGAACCAGATGTCAGTGTTCTGAACGACATCATGCGTGAAGTTGATGCTGACAAG GATGGGCGTATAAACTATGATGAGTTTGTGACGATGATGAAAGCAGGAACAGATTGGAGAAAGGCGTCAAGGCAATACTCAAGAGAGAGATTCAAAAGCTTAAGCATTAACTTGATGAAAGATGGGTCATTGCATCTCCATGACGCTCTCACTGGACAATCTGTTCCTGTTTGA
- the LOC108832557 gene encoding protein NRT1/ PTR FAMILY 2.9-like — MEVEKTEKKITGEEDDESKIIYRGWKVMPFIIGNETFEKLGIVGSSSNLVIYLTTVFNMKSITAATVVNIYSGTSNFGTIVAAFLCDSYFGRYKTLSMAMIACFLGSVAMDLTAVITQLHPSKCAKEIGSLCKGPSIGQIMFLAGAMVLLVVGAGGIRPCNLPFGADQFDPKTKEGKRGIESFFNWYFFTFTFAQMVSLTLIVYVQSNVSWSIGLAIPAILMFLGCIIFFAGSKLYVKVKPSGSPIHSITRVIVVAIKKRRLNNLVGSMYNHIAKDFKNSKLIHTEQFRFLDKAAIQTPDDKLNIDGSPSDPWKLCSMQQVEEVKCVIRVLPVWLSAALFYVAYIQQTTYTIFQSLQSDRHLGSKSFQIPPATYTVFLMLGMSIFIPIYDRVLVPFLRKYTGRDSGITQLQRVGAGMFLCITSMMVSATVEQRRRTVALTRPTLGFAPRKGAISSMSGTWLIPQLVLMGVGDALAGVGQMEFYYKQFPENMRSFAGSLYYCGIGLASYLSSFLLSAVHEITEGSLGGNWLPEDLNKGRLEYFYYFVAGLMTINFAYFLLVSHWYRYKDVVAKDNDIDKVSV; from the exons ATGGAGGTTGAGAAGACAGAGAAGAAGATTACAGGGGAAGAGGATGATGAGTCTAAGATCATTTACAGAGGATGGAAAGTCATGCCCTTCATCATTG GAAACGAGACATTTGAGAAGCTTGGAATAGTTGGGAGCTCATCAAATCTGGTTATATACTTAACGACGGTTTTCAACATGAAAAGCATCACGGCGGCCACAGTCGTCAACATCTATTCTGGTACAAGCAACTTCGGCACCATTGTCGCAGCTTTCCTCTGTGACTCTTACTTCGGCCGCTACAAAACCCTATCTATGGCCATGATCGCTTGCTTCCTC GGTTCAGTGGCAATGGACCTAACAGCAGTGATCACTCAGCTGCATCCATCTAAATGCGCTAAGGAAATAGGTAGCTTGTGCAAGGGGCCATCCATCGGACAGATAATGTTTCTCGCCGGAGCAATGGTTTTGCTGGTGGTCGGAGCCGGTGGGATAAGGCCTTGCAACCTCCCTTTTGGTGCTGATCAGTTCGATCCCAAGACTAAAGAAGGGAAACGAGGGATTGAGAGTTTCTTTAATTGGTATTTCTTCACCTTCACGTTTGCTCAGATGGTGTCGTTAACGCTCATCGTCTACGTTCAGTCGAACGTGAGCTGGAGCATTGGTTTAGCCATCCCAGCTATCTTAATGTTTCTTGGTTGCATCATCTTCTTCGCTGGTTCTAAGCTCTATGTCAAGGTTAAACCTAGCGGCAGTCCTATTCACAGCATAACACGAGTCATCGTAGTTGCGATCAAGAAAAGACGGTTAAATAATCTCGTTGGTTCGATGTACAACCACATTGCCAAGGACTTCAAGAACTCGAAACTGATCCATACGGAGCAGTTTAG gtTTCTTGACAAAGCGGCAATCCAAACACCAGACGATAAGCTGAACATAGATGGCTCACCGTCAGATCCATGGAAGCTCTGCAGTATGCAGCAAGTGGAGGAAGTGAAATGCGTGATCCGGGTGCTTCCGGTTTGGCTCTCAGCCGCCTTGTTCTACGTAGCTTATATACAACAAACAACCTACACAATCTTCCAGTCACTTCAATCCGATAGACACCTCGGTTCAAAAAGTTTCCAGATCCCGCCGGCAACTTACACCGTCTTCTTAATGCTTGGAATGTCAATATTCATACCCATCTACGACCGCGTCCTCGTACCTTTCCTTAGAAAGTATACAGGTAGAGACAGCGGTATCACTCAGCTGCAAAGAGTTGGAGCAGGGATGTTCCTATGCATCACAAGCATGATGGTGTCAGCCACCGTAGAACAACGCAGAAGAACGGTAGCTCTCACAAGACCGACACTAGGTTTTGCGCCGAGGAAAGGCGCAATCTCTTCCATGTCCGGTACGTGGCTGATTCCTCAGCTAGTGCTGATGGGTGTTGGGGACGCCCTGGCTGGAGTTGGTCAGATGGAGTTTTACTACAAACAGTTTCCAGAGAACATGAGGAGTTTCGCTGGTTCTTTGTATTATTGTGGGATTGGGTTGGCTAGTTACCTCAGTAGCTTCTTGCTATCAGCTGTGCATGAGATTACAGAGGGGTCTTTGGGTGGGAATTGGCTTCCTGAAGATCTAAACAAGGGGAGACTTGAGTATTTCTACTACTTTGTTGCTGGTCTGATGACTATAAACTTTGCATATTTCTTATTAGTCTCACATTGGTACCGTTACAAAGATGTTGTGGCCAAGGACAATGACATAGATAAGGTTTCAGTGTAA